The segment GTCCCCAATTTTTGACTCGCTTTTCTGAACCTGTTAATAAGCATTATCCTTCGGCTTAAGCTGACTTCTGCTGGTCATTATTGTTATTCGCAAGCAGGTTTGGGGAGCCATGAAGGTTACCCGTAACTCGATCCTTTGTGGCAGTGTCTTTAAGGAAGGAGCGAATGGCAGAGGGGTGTTTGTTGTAAATTGCCATGGCATTCAAAGCCAGTGCGGCAACATGAGGTGCAGCCATTGAGGTGCCTGACATTGTCATAGTAGCAGTATTGCTTTTGTGTGAAAGAGAGACGATTTTGCTTCCCGGGGCAAAAATATTAACTGTGTATCCGAAGTTGGAAAACGGGGCAATGCTCCAATCTGGTTCAATAGCTCCGACAACTATAGCGTTTGTGACGAAGCCCGTTGGCTGTCCAGTAGCTTTCTGATTATCGTTGCCGGCGGTTGTAATAGTTAGAATATATCCACGAGGTGAACGATAAGCTCTATCAATTGCAGAGTAGAGTGCCCGCGATTTACTACCAGAATAGTTAATGACGGCATGACTGTATCGGCCTTTATCAATAATGTCATTCACGGCTTTGTTATATCCCGCCAAAATTTGAGACATGGGCGCTGATCCGGCAGAGTCAAACACTCTAACagagagcacttgagcactttTAGACACTCCATAGGTCTTGGAGGCAATAATTCCGGCAACGTGGGTGCCGTGACCACTTTCGTCCTCGTAATTGGGCTGGTTACCAGCGTCCTTGAAGGCAGTCCAGAGGTTTCCGGCACGGCCCTCAAACTCTCCATGTGTGATTCGAATACCCGAGTCAAGAACGTATGCATAATACGTCTTAGAGTCGCTCCAGATATTGTAGTAATATTTGGATTTGCGAAGGGCAGTCGGCCATCTTTGGGGAGACCGGTGAGAAATAGCTCGGAGGTTCCAAGGTGGGTTGTCCTGAGCTGTTACCTGAGGCATTGGTGTCGGACTAGCAGAAGCTAACCCGCAAAGGACAGCGAGGGTCTTTAAAGTTTTCATTCTAGAAGTATAGTGTCCGTAAACGATAATTGTAGACAGTAATTGTGGATTTACAGTTGGCTTTTTACTATCAATCCAGCCGCTTTCACGGCACTACATGGGCGGGGTGGTTGTTCTTGTAAGAGATCTTCTTGTAAAAGGACAGAGCCTTTTCTCCTATTTTGCCAAAAAACTTTTAATCAATCCACTTCGTAGTAACTGTGCACTGCTAGCAGgggttattaataaaatatacacTTCACACACATCGTACGATTATCCCAAAGGCATCTTCTGTATGCATGAAGATTAATCCATGTTCGCTTAATAGCGTCCTTGACAAGACATTAGGCATTTGTTCGTCTACAATAacaataattatattaaataaccCCTCGGCTTCAGCCGAGCACACGTCAACGGCTCAGCCTATTACAATTTGTATAGATTTTTGAGGTATCCAGCTTATTATACACTAGCGTTTCTCAATAAACATATCATACGATTATGCATAATGCTACTTTTGCATGTATAGAGGCTTAATATATGTTTATTAAGTAGTACACTTGGCGAGACACCCTGCATGTATCCggtataaattatattaagtaatcTTCCCCGAGAAggtcttggcggcaacaaaAAGGAAGGGATAGGCAAGTGTGGCCACATAGCGAGGAGACGAAGACGAACTCTGCTACCTCCACGCGGTATTGTCTAGGCATCTGGATGCGTTCACTTCCGGGGCTAAggcagagaagcaagcaaggTTTATCGGATTTGGACAGGTGATGTGGGGTTGGCGCGCGGCAACCGCGTCGTAATAGGAGAGCGTGGAATAATCACGTCACACTTCAAAGCAGGCATCAACGAAGAAATTAAGGGAATCAGAAATATCGAGCAGCAGACAAAGAGCGACGCAGACAGAGGGCAACACAGAGAGCACAGGAAAGCTAAGCGAGGACGGCTATTCAGTTATCCTATCAGTCGAAACCAAGGTATCAGCTACGTGCCAGAAGTAATTCTAAGAACGATATTGTGAAGAGGGATTACATGGTACTTGAGAGCAAAGGGAAAGATAAACCACGGATTTGGATACGGATTTTACTTCACTTTGGACACGATCGCCTGGACGAAGCGATAAGGAGCGAAGGAATGTGTCAGATTGCATCGTGCGAGTAATAACTGTGCCCGGTCAGCAATAGTAGGGCTTAGAACAACAACAATTAGATACCCctaaatttataactaaggttttctttattaattaaataagtaataacttaGTGTAATTACTAATTGTTATTATAACTGCTATGAATAGACAAAGATAGCAGAAAAACGCTATTCTGAGGGGTAAGGGCTAGGACGAAAGGAAGTTTTTGGTATTTAGAAGATAGCTGCACACTCTGTTTGCAGCACGAAGAACATGGAGAGcaataattttataaaggAGCTTAGTTAATAATGAGTCTCATAACGTGGCAGTTACCGAGTGACCAATGCAGTCAATTGAATAAAGATCCTTGGATCGCTGCAATGATCGCGTAGGGGAAGTATTTGAGGGTATTTATACATGAGAGCATTTTACTTCTTTGCTCtctaaattatatatattacgCGGTGCCTATTGCCGCGGTATAAGACATGCGACGACCTATCCCGCAGCCGACGCACAGCTCATAGAGTGGAGTCATAACGCGCTGCTGCAAGGTAAATTATggaataaaaaagataacATTTGTTAATTTAGGTATACGTTAATTGCTGCTTTGAAGTATATTATAGAGCAAACCCTTAATCAGTTGACCGTAGCCTCGTGGAGTCTCGTCTCTTTTCGGCTGCGCCTTAAGATGTGGATAAGTATTGAAGGTGGCGACTGCCTAATAAGGAAGGCGTTGCCAAAAAAGGGCAGCAGAAGGATTCGTGTTCGCGAGTAGATGGACGTGTAGGAGGAAGGATAGGGAAGGCTGCATGTATGGAGAAAAATGCAATCCTAGGTAATACGTAGGGAAGGAAAGTGGTGGGTAAACGTTTCATAAGGCATAGTTATGACGTGATTTTCAAAAGTGAGCTGACTTCAGCTAGTAGCGGCCACAGACTGTGGGCAATAGAACGCGTTAACTGGGGGCCACCTTTTGCTGGTCAGGCGACAAGGACCCGCTGAGTTGTTCAGCATATATCCCCAACTGCCACGCGTTGCTATATGTTTTCACCTAAATACAAGGAATTACGTAGCAAGATAGTAATTATTAAGCATGCTAACCTAGGAGGTTTGCACCCTTACTAAGTCCAAATATAGTTACGCTgataaaatataagttagGGTTTATTAGGAGCTCTAATATAAGCCTCTCAATCGAAAGCCCAATAGCTAGTGTCGACTTTTCTGCCGAAAGGACTTTTTCACACAACTCTAGTGTATAAAGCATATTGTCCGCATAGTATAGATGGTTAATACGCTACTCGGAAGTCCAAGCAACGAAAGAAGTTCCTAGTGGCATGAGATACGTTCTGGTAGATGATAATAATGCCGCAATAATCACGGCCCATAGTACATCCATGTGATTTGTGAAATAAACCTGCAATTTACGCAAGGGTTATACATAGGTCATGTTTAATATTGCACCAGGTCGTAAGAGACTACATCGTTTGCGGGTCAACATGGGGCTAAGTCAACTAGGATTATCCATTTGATATGGAGTTCTGCCTTATTAGTTGTATGGTCTATAAAACTCACTTCCGGTCCCCCAGTCCATCTTAGCGGCGCTTGTTCTTTCATTTATTGACTAATATCATCAACCTGAGGTTAGTTTGGCATCGCGGCGTACCTCGCTGAAACGTCACTATAAATATGCACGggtttcttgtccttgtgtTTGCTCTACTTCAAAGGACAACAGCCCAACAGACTTCCGGAGACGGCAGTTCCCAAGCACTGGGGTAAGGACATTAGTCCATCTTACGAAAATTGTTTTAAGCAGTCCTATTACCAATGCTAACTTCGTACAGCCACATCGTGGTCCTCAAAGAAGGGTTGAACGACGGGCATCTTAACGAACATCTTGATTGGGTTAAATCCATCCACAAGCGCAGCCTGGATACCAGTAATGACAacgagaaccaagaaaatGGTGTAAAACACACCTATCACGGGGGCGCTTATGGATTCCACGGCTACGCGGGCAGTTTCTCACGTGACGTGCTCAAGAGCATCAAAGAACACAAGCATGTAAGACTTGAGTGCCTTATTCTCCGTTATGAATATTGCTGTGGAGTCGTATATTGGATGCTAATGTGTATGAAGGTTGATTTTGTAGAGGAGGATCAAGTTATCATTCTCGAGCCCACCAGACGGGATGAAAATACGGACGGCGACATGTTGCCTGAAGGCGGTACCAGAAAGAAAAACAAGGGTCATAGCCTCTTGTCTAAGGGACAAGGGTAATTGCGTCTGATCCGCTCTTGTTAAAGACACAATGGCCGTTCTAACTCAGGTTTAGGTATAACTCGTTTCTGGAGAAAGGACTGATCCTTGACGCTGTCATTCTGCACGAgggggagaagaggagggatATACCCGCGAGATCTGCAGAAGAGTTGGTGAGCCAAACTACTATGAACTTCAATTTCACGGAACCTAGCGCAGACTTTGCCGGCGTAGATGTAGAATCATATTTCTACCCACCTGACCTAGATGCAATTATGGAAGACATCCTCGCCGACTTGGAAAATGATGAACAAGACGTGTCTGCATCAAAAGTACTATTCACCCGGGCTGCCGACCGACCGGACTGCACCGGGGCTTTGAAGTTCTCGTCCGAGCTTGCCGAGGACTACAAGTAAGTTCATAGGGAAAAATCGATGGAGCGTGTGAGGCGTTTTCAGCTGATAGAATGCATTTCAGTTCCTATTTGAAGGCTCTCGATATTAGTGTCGCTGCAACTGTATCCGGCTGGGGCCAAAGCGCATCTGTCTCAGGTAGTTACCTAAATCAGGCAGAGGTAAGACTGTCATTTCCAACCTAATAGTAAAATCGCTTGACTTGATTAACAATTATCGTAGTTCTCCAGCAATGCCTTGACATATGTAGCCAAAATCGATATTCGGAGGCAGCTGGATTCGCCTGCCGGATTTCAGTTCAATATGAACAAGTACACCACAACAACATTTGCCCGCAATTTTGGTGACCGATGGATCCGCGGTAAATCTCTTCCGAGgctttaatatttaaattgGGTAAAAGCTAAATAGGCACTGAAAGGTTTCCATACGGGCGGCAAGATGATTGCCAGGTTGACGTTTAGATCGAAAGGAACCGTTAGCAAGGTGGATCTGAAAGCTCAGTAAATCTCACCACCCTCGGTCACAAAGCTGTGTAGCCCTAACTAATGCTTCTATCTTTAGCATCGAAGCTTCGTTAAAGTTCTGGGGGGTCACAGCAGATATCAGCGCATCCGTGAAGAAGAGCCAAGAAGAAGTGAGCAAGCATGCCAACGTGGAAATATCGCTGTTTTACCAAGGGGATTTAGGTAGAGTTATGGGCCAATCAGGGTCACCTGATAAAATTACGGCGACTTCTGCGGATGGGGCGTTTCATCAAGTTAAATCATGGGCTGACCAGTTTATGGATAATGCCTGCCGACACGATTACGAGTACCAGTAAGAGCAACGACCCGCCGCCAAGGTGTGGGTGGTAACAGGTTCAATAGGCCCCTTCTCGAAGAATACAGGAATGCCGAGGGCTTCCCTGAGCATCAAAAGATCCTCGACTACCGCACGGCTCACAGAGTTGTATGTCGCCGCACACAATTTGTCTGCGTCGTAGATGTGGCATGCAAACTAACACGATATTTAGTCTTCTATGGTTTTGAAGCAGCTCGTCCGAATCTCCGAAATGAAACAGTATCTACTAAATCGTAAGATGCCTGATGCTGCAAAACTGAAGATGGGTTCAAGTCGTTGACCCACTTGGGAAATAGTCACAACCATTGATGACGAGATCAAGATGAATGTCGAGTTCGACGAAATCGACATGGTGAAACAAAGCCAGGATTGGGTACCTCCTCACACTATGAAAAGTGAAAGTAACGAAATGGGATGCTAATGTGATGCTAGGTTGACTCTGTCGCCGAGAACCCGGAGAATTCTCAAAGTACAGGAAGGGATCTCATCAAAACGCTTAGGGATGATTTCTTCAAAAAGTACGCTCCGTATATCTCCAACTCGTTTACAAATGAATCCCCCAGGGCCGACTCCTATGCAAACGGTAACCGTTACATATCTGGAGTGAAGGTAAGGATATTTTCTCACAATACATGCACTTGTAGCTAAGGCATAGTAGGTGGAACGCGGTGCTACAGGGCCGGCGAATAGTCTCGGGAATATTAATTATGGCTTTACGGGAGGGTAGGTTACGGCTGGTCCCTAACCAATTTCATACCATGACTGAGTATCCCAAATAGGTCCGTTTGGCTTGTTCCGACCTATACTTCGAATCCCAAGAAAGCTTGCACCACTATTACTGTGGAACAAACTAGAATCGACTATGCCGATGCAGTCAAATTTTTAAGCAAAGACGGGAAATATACGGCTCGGTATTTTAGGTGCGTGACTTCATCGGAAAGGAAAATCCGACGATTGGCCTTGAGTCGAGGAAGTGGAATTATCAACTACGACAAAGCTCATGGCTTTGTGGACGCAACATCTAATATAAACGAGGGCTTTGACATGTCCCCACTATATCTCATGTGGTCATTTGATGAAACAGATCCAGCGCCAGAAGATGATTTCCCTGAGCCTCAAAATTAGCTGTAACCCTGTGGACAACAGCATACTCGTGTGGCAACACGTTTTTCGTGTATGGAGAGCTGCACAATTTTACCATTCGTCTAGTTAACTAAGCTTCTTCACAAAATTATTATTCTTGTTTTTCATTATCTTCCCTCCTAAGCTCTATAAACTCAAGATCTTTTACTACTTTCGGAAGACTGTTGCCACTTGCCACTCTGGTGAAGTACAATTTTTTCTGCTTATGTCTAGGTGCTATTATAGCACGAGTATCGGCTGAGAGTGGTCTCCAGCTGTTATCATCTTCGGCTATATATTTAGTCTGCTGACCCTTAGAGGCACCGTTGTTATTTAGTCTTTAATATAGAAATGAACTGACCTGTGGATTCGAGTTGCCTCGCATAATCTTGGCCGCAAGGGTGTCGGGATAAATCGAGGAAGAGCGCCGGGTGTGAAGGTCTCTAGCGAGTTGATTCAATTAACTAGTCCCTATGTGGTCATGCAAGGTAGAAATTTGAGGTGATGTCAAGATCAGGTCGCTTATTCATTGAATTATAAGGGTGCTCTGTCAAGAACACGCAAGCATCACTGCCTAGGTGGCAACTTGCCACTTGCAGTAGGCAGCAGTATTACGACTTCCAGTATTGCTACCTGTCAGATTGTGGAGTTGCAGGTTGATACAACGCACTGTGCACAGCTTGCATCTGACGCTTGGGTAGCAATACTGCTGTCCGTTGGGcagcagcattcaatgttactAAAGTCATTTTTAGTGCCATTGTATCTCTGACACTAACCTAATAACAATTTCCTCCGGGGTAAATCTAATTGGCCGTCGACTACCCGCTCAAATGAGTGTGTCGCAAATGAATATCGAAATAAGAGTCCCGATCATCTCTCCTCATGCGCACAGCCAAGAACATAATAGGTCTTGTCTCGTATGCCACATGTCAGGGAACGGCCCTACTTTAGCCTGAGTCAGGGCTTCTCGTTGGTACTCTTGGACCGTGACAATCGGCGGACACGCAGGCTCTTGTTGGATGCCACAGTTCCCTAACCTTGATGGCCACCTGGCATAAATTATGGCTAACAGAATTTGTGTGCGCTTGAGTTACATAACATGTTGTAAGCTATTATCTAAACACACCAGTCTGCCTATTATCCCCACTGTTGAAGGTCTGCCCCAGAATAACTCAGTTGGCCTGGTCTTCGGTTCAGCTCACACCGAAGCATCACCCCGTAATATCCGGTTCTCCACGTGCCTGTGCCTGGGATAGCCAGGATCCCTTAGAATGTGGGGGAAAATAGGTTAAGGTTAGGGTTAATAAGCTAGCCATAATTAGGAAAGAGCAATGGTCGCATTCTTATACCCAGGGGTTGATCGTGTGCCCAGTTGCTGTGTCGGGCCATGGTACGAGCTCATGCGTCATGACCCCGGAACAATAGGCCGATGCACTCTCGCCCTGTGGCTGGGCTGCCAGGGTTTCAGCAGCCAGCACATGCATGGCAGTGCCAGTCactccaacattgaatattAAAAATACCCTGGCAAGGTGCTCTCCATGTCCACTCGGATTCCGCGTGCCCACGTACCGATTCGGGGCGTTTTATATTATGCTTTACATCTCCGCGGCCCCGTGtgaatggccttggcaacttggagaagaagaaaggacaCAAGCAGTCGTGTGGTGGAGTTGAAGCGTAAAAAGAACTGTCGAACGGTCTATATAAGGCGCACCTTTTCCTGCCTTCTCCGATACCTATTGTCCTGATAAGAACTGTCTTCTCTGAGATTtctaattaaaatattttaatcGTCACTCTATTTCAGCCAAACCAGTCTAAAATGTCGGCCAAATCCGTATCCCTTACACTCATGTGGCCTATTCTGGCATTACCTGCACTCGTGTCAGGCATGGTCGGTTACCACACAGCCGGCCTGAGATACAACTCCACCCATTCGTTTTGTGCCAGCAACTGCCGTGCGGATGACGTCTACTACACCGACCAGGGTG is part of the Metarhizium brunneum chromosome 4, complete sequence genome and harbors:
- the alp1_1 gene encoding Alkaline protease 1 produces the protein MPQVTAQDNPPWNLRAISHRSPQRWPTALRKSKYYYNIWSDSKTYYAYVLDSGIRITHGEFEGRAGNLWTAFKDAGNQPNYEDESGHGTHVAGIIASKTYGVSKSAQVLSVRVFDSAGSAPMSQILAGYNKAVNDIIDKGRYSHAVINYSGSKSRALYSAIDRAYRSPRGYILTITTAGNDNQKATGQPTGFVTNAIVVGAIEPDWSIAPFSNFGYTVNIFAPGSKIVSLSHKSNTATMTMSGTSMAAPHVAALALNAMAIYNKHPSAIRSFLKDTATKDRVTGNLHGSPNLLANNNNDQQKSA